In the Rhododendron vialii isolate Sample 1 chromosome 2a, ASM3025357v1 genome, gaaaaaaaaaaaactcaacataaCACCAACCATAAAACTTATGTAACAAGTGCAAGTATACAATTCCTTCCAACCATAAACCTTCAGTTGcacaaacaaaagagaagaggaagaatatttcaagaaattaaaaagggCATAGGGTCACTCATATTTCACAAAAACAATAACTGAACAAGCTTCTCATTCACTACCTCTCAATCCCTCCTCCATGATTAGGAGAGACGAGGCTCTCGACATAGGTGCTTCCGAATCTAAATTTCATGGGAAATCCACTAACAACCATGTCCCTcaatgtttcttttttcaagCTGTACACAACCAGTTTTTCTGTACAAAACcagtttttcaacaaaaattcgtCTTCCGCTAACATACACAAGAAGTCCACTGTAGACATCTCGGGCATACCAATTGTAAATTTCAACCAAGACTCTCTTACTCCGTACTGCTTCATCATCCAAAACTCGGTTTTACGGCTCCGTTGATCAACCAAACAGAGACAACCCCCCAGGACTGCAAGGCGATAATATAAACTATCGTTTGCACCAAACAAAACAGGCAGCTGCACCTCCCTGAAACTCTCTTCCGACAAATCGAAGGCGACAATCACACAGGATTCATTCCTCCGGCAAAGGAAATGGAGACGCCCGTTAATGAAAACCCCACAAGAGGTTTTCTGAAGGACATAATCATGGGAACCTTGAATTTTCCTCCAAGCATTAGTTTTCAGTGAATAGACAGCCACGATGATAGTGTCACGCTCAGCTCGGATTAGAGTACGAAAGTAAGAGAGTATCACGACGTTGTAATCATCCGTAAAGGAATCGTAACCAACCCCGTAAACGTTAGCCGAGTACAAACGAACCCGCGGGAGGGCAAAAGGAAATGGGGGCAGTTCTTTACATTCTCTAGTGGATGGATTCAACAAGAAGTTGGAATCGTCGTAATGGTTGACTAGAAGCAGACCCTCGCAGGAGCTCAAGACCTTGATTTCGGAACTGTTATCAGGTAAATCAACAGTCACGATCGTCGGATTTACGCCAGTGAAATCGATAGAGTGGAGGTTGTAAGAGGTGGAACTGGAAGTGATGATAATTATTTTCTGCTCGGCATAGTTGGTCTTCTTGGTTCGATTGAGGTGGGCTTTGACAAATTGGGAGCCGGAGATTAGGGAATTCCAAGAGGGAGAAACAGACTTGAATCGGCAAAGGGATTTGACGGGTAGTCGAGAGAGTATGTCTGTGAGAATTTCTTGGGGAAGGATTTCGTCGTAGGACATTGCCTTCGGATCGAGTTCCTACGGATGAAAAAGAAAGGAGGATATATGGGTTGGAGTTGTTTGGGTGGTGGTAAGTGGTGGACTGTTTGGGTGGTTGCCGGAAGAGTTGTGGTAAGTCGTGGTGATCGGTGGTTGTGGAGATATCTTTATAGGCAGTGGTTGACTGGAGATGCTTACActcaaacaaaaacataaaaaaatactgAGACGGGTCAACTCAACCGGTCGATCAGAAGTTCTATTTTctaaaagagattaaattctttacaccgtcgatgtaaatatttgtttcctccaaattaattatattacgCCACGTCGTGAGGGAATCTACAATAAACactccttatttgggtgtgtatcatatacaccctcattgaaacacaccaaaatattacgatccccaaaatgttatgaatctattgctaaaaagttacgaattatATTGAtgaaagttacgaatttttagtataaaagttacgatacggaATACAATGTTATGAATGGCCGGtactacaagtaattttttatgaggtggcataATATacaccacacaataggtgcatatggtacacaccttaaaggggtgtgtattgaagactttccccgtcatgttttattgattggaaCTACTATTTTGCAACGtgacgcaatataattgatttgaaggaaacaaatgtttacaccggcggtgcaaagaatttattctcttcctAAATCAATCGATTCATCCGTCGTGGTTCAGAGTCTCGCCAATTTGACGAAATCAAAACAGGGGATTTTTAGAatgtgaccaaaaaaaaagaaaagcatctTGGTGTTATTAGCTTTTGTTGTAGGAAATGTGCTTTTATGTCGGAAGTCATTCCCGTTGGAATACTGGGGGGTGCCTATCTACGATTGTGCTATTTACtggaaattttttattggaataaTATAGGATGAATCTACGGAATGGCACCGTTCTTATAGAAAGAAAGGCGTTTTCACATCTTCTTAACTCGGAATGAAATGGCTCAGGGAGGGAAGGTTCCGTTTGCCTGTcactttatcttttcttttttaatgctGTTTGATTTCCCATCTTACTacagaagggggggggggggggggggggggggaacttCTATAATGGGAGATTTGATTATTCATTCCAAGGGGTAGTGCGCGAGAAATCATTTCGCCTGTAGCCACATTTTACAGCTAATTTAGAAATTTATTTAGATATTGGTCCGACATAGCCGCTAGACTAGAATCTATGGAAATCAATTATTCTATTAAATTGTTTTCGTTCCTACTCGACGGGTGAGTCTTGCAGTCAATCTTCCTTCTGCCTTAACATTCGCGGGCCGATCTTTTTCCAGACCAAGGAAAGtttaaaaatcatcaaaattagTAAGGCTAAAATCAACGAGGGTACTACTATGAAGAAATGAAAACCTCGAGCTAAGTCTTCTTTCGTTTCTTGACGGTGAAATAAAACCAAACTCATGAGCTTATTATCTTATGCTGGAACAAGTTGACAGGATCCTTATAATTATTTATGATGACCTCTCCAAACAAACACATGCTTATCGCTAAATGTCCCTAGAGACTCTTGTGAGATTGTATATAAATTGCACCCCTTCTCTCCCTTGAATATTTCCTTGCATCAAGGATTTAGGGATAAATAATCCTTCTAAACAATCTTTGTAGTTCCTTCGTTCTGTAGTTCTGTTTGAAAGAATTCGAAGGAAAAGGACTTTATTTCCACCGAGCTATTTATATAAATtctatttattcaaaaaatttgattggtTAATAAGAGTTGATTTTCTATTATGACAACATAGAGATTAGGTATTTCTTAACAAcaaatgagtaaaaatgaacaaaatggaattgaaagccccttcttttccttttctgacGGACAAATCACTCCCATCCTATCTTCCGtattctttccattttttattgCAATTTAATAGAATAATCCATTAATAGAATAATCAATCTCCGTAGATTTTAGATATTAAATTTgcagaataatatttttatatggCGTTTAGATTCCTTAGTCTTAGTTCCTTATCCCTTAAGAAAGAAGCTCCAAAAAGACCTGCCACTCTTGAGATCAGTTCCATTCTTGTTTTGGATTAGTAATGAAGTTTAACACGTCAGTCTATCAAAGTTACAATATAATAAGGTCGTTAAAGCTCACAAATCATTAACAAATTCGTCCATTTTTTGATCAGTTTCATTCTTGTTTTGGATTAGTATTGAGGGTCAACACACCAGTCTATCAAAGTTACAATATAATAAGGTCGTTAAAGCCCGCGAATTATTAACAAATTCATCTGTTTTTCGGAGCAATTTGATTAAAGATCATGTCCCGGATTCGAATAAAATCAACCTTCCCTCTCATCTCAGGGTGAGGCGAGGAATATCTCGACTGCATGCTCAAGAAGTTGGACTAGCTGCTCCTCCAACTCGGAGTGGATTATTCTAAGGGAAGGGTGGAGCCTCACTTTTCAGTTTTCAGCCTTGGCATtaggataaaaaaatcaaatccgACTATTAGTTTCATAGAGGatataaaagtataaaatttatCATTCGCAACTGAGTCAAGCAATGAATCTAAAGCCAACGAACTACAAAAAAGCTTCAGTACGTTGAAATCAAGCGGGCAAAAGAGCCTTCAAAAGGCCCAGGAGATGAAGTGCCAAGGAGCATATCTAGCTAGATCACGAGTGCTGGACCACCTCTACTTCTCCAGGAACCATGGTTTCCCCTGCAAATATTCAATACAGGGGATTAGAGCTAAGCTAGCTCTGTAAAGTGAGTCTATTCCATTCCTACAAGTTTCAAAATAGAGTTTTCACCATCAGTGAGTGAGGATGTACATATATAATAATGTTAAAAGCATTAGTAGTAGCCCATTAAACGGCAAAACTAGCGGACAAAGTCAAACGCATAGGTTgcctttcaagttttttttttattatgaaggTCAGGAGGGTAATTTTACCTATCAGCTCAAATAACCCAAAAGATCTtaaaaaatccaaatcaaatattgaagTCCAGCCcgaagaaaacccaaaacctagcTTTAAGATTTAAGGAATAGTTTACTAGTATGAGTTATCCCCTTTTTGCTTTTTTAGAAAAGATACAAAATAATTAACACATCACCGCCGTGAGTTCGAATCCCTCTTGCGGACATTAGTCCTCGTGAACCAAATGCTATGTTTTGATCACCATCTGTCAAGCTTGCATCTTGATGGGACTATGGTGACAGATTACCCTCCAATTGGTAGGAGTTATTCCAAAAAGACGCCCCTGAAAGCTTGGTTTTTTCAATGGGTGATACTAGCTCACTAGCTAAACATGTTATTGCAGTTGAGAGCCCCTCTTCCTTGACGGAAGTTGCAACTCTAGTCTCCCCCATCCAACATTTTTACTCAGAGAAACAGGAGGGATATTTACTATTGTGGGGCGTGTCGTTGCTGGTGAATCAATTGATTTATATTCTATACTCCATACAAATATGTTGAGTCTCATAAGCTTCCAAACTCCCGATCCCaatttttgatttgatttatttacttatgagagagagagagagagagagacgtggggtTAGTTGCCTATTTTTCCCTCCCcaattccttctctctctcttttttaacattttcttttaaataaatCCATGCTTTTTATTTCTCCATCACTGTTAGCATTGTACTGTCTTACTAATGACAGCATTAATTTTTGCtcagcccaaaaaaaaagtgcattaaTTTTGTGGTTTttattttccacttttggcAAATTGGATTTGTgtgattttctttattttttcatttcttcatATATATTTTAGGGTCCAtactacactttttttttttaatcaaaccaCAAacataagatataagtatattacTAAACATGAAAACTTCCAAATTTGGTTAGACCATGAGCTGCTCTAACCTGAGTCCTTGCAATCTTAGAAATTATAACATGATTAAAATTACTAGCCAAATACTTAATATCAGCCAAAAAACTTTCAAAACCAAAGCATGCACACCATTAATTTGTTGAAAGCCATGAACCAGAACCAAGCAGTCCGAGCAGACTTCAACCGACGACCACTCACTATGAAAAGCCCAAcataaagcaaaccaaacagcTAAGTAGAGATGGCATTTGGACCTGCCCCACCCCGAACGGGATGGATTTTCTACCACCTTTTCGGATATCGGGATGgggtaaaaatactaaaatccaGCTTGGTTCAAGTAGGGTTCGGGGTGATAGTACCTGCCCCGATATTATACACCCCGtgatgtatttatttataaaattatacttttatcctaatctaattatcattaatacttcaaattttatatttttaccccaatactattatcattatactaaaaaacCCTTATATTATTACCtttatattttcaccattatactAAACTAACACTTTATTTATacttattttgcttttagattagcaattttataaattttttacgGAGTGGGGCAGGGCGGGAAAACCCGTTCCTTGGTCAGGACAGGAACGgaaatacccaaaaaatacgCAGTCATGATCAGGTCGGGACCAGGGTCAAGTAATAATTTTCTGATcgaattatccaaaaaaaaatgccccgttgccattcctagAGCTGAGGCCTCTGCTCACAAAAACTTCTTTTCTCTCCTTAATTATATTCCGGACCTTACTCTTATCATTAACCGAACACCATGCTACAACACCTTCCAAAGAATCTTTATTCCAAGCCCTCCAATACCATTCCTCGCTCCATCTAACACCAACCATAATCCTCCCAAGACCTCCTTAATTACGAAACAACACCTCAATTAATTGGCTTTCTCCAATTAATTAACTCTCTAACTTTGAAATTGTTAAGCCCCAACTGACTTGGCCACAAAAAGGATTGCTACACCCCGGAATCCACTGATGGCCGAAGACCGTAAATAGTCTCCCCATCTCCCAAACGCCAAGCAATTTTGTCCCTGATAAGGTCAAGACCCCACATTTGTTGTTAGGGTGATTGTAAATATTATCATGCCACTGTTTATTTCTTTCCTTATATTATTGCTAGTGTTGTATTCGATTGAAGCATGGGATTAACAAACGGACCGTTGGACAGCATGGGATCAACAAATGGACCCTGGGGTACTGTAGTGTGCTACTTGTAGTGTACCCTGGACCGTCCGTTTTTCGCAATCGATGGTTTAGATTCGCGAAAGTATTCTTACCGGTCAAAGTTGTCTATTACTGGTAAAAGTTAACAAACATATCTAAACTATCGATTGTGGAAATGAACGGTCTAAGTGGGTACTACAGGGTGCACTATAAGGTAGTGCACTTAAGGACcccatgtgattttttttacgATGCCAGGTGCATCAAATGATCACAACGCTAGTGTACGTATGTGCGGTTACCCAATTTCTGTATCACCTGCttgtacaaaaccatacgaatTGCACAACAGTTAACACCTCAAACTCGTCgatgacaaaataaaatcaaatttcTTGAGTTCAGCTTCTTTCTCCAACACAAGCGGTGCGTAAAAATTCCTCTCACCTCCACCGCAGAGGGAGCACGAAAAGATATAGTACtatatgaaagaaaatcaatATTCGTAAGTTCAGTTtctttttccaacaaaaatagCGCTGAAATTTCCTCTCTTCCATTGCAGAGAGAGCGCGAAAAAATATACTCCTTCCTACCCATTTTGTGTGTCCACTTTCGTTATTTGTgccgttctttaaactcttatatatCCATCTATGTTGGCGAAATTACAACAATTTACACCAAAGAATAAAATTATAATGGACAAATTAACAGGCTAAGTCGCGGAAATCTCGCTTTCTTTAAGGAGATTCAACCCCTCTACGGTAACAAACCGGTGCAGTAGAAAATCTCTGCCTTGTTCCCTCCAGGATATAACAGCCCGATAATTTATTGTATGGTTCGGACCTACTCTGCACAAGTAGGAGAACCCAAAGCTCCACAAATAAAACACCCTTACACATTGTCCAAGACTCTCATGTACATATTAAAAACTCGCCGACTAATTTTTTAGAGAACGAAGTTGGGAGGGAGAAGTGAGTATGAAAAGCAAAGACTTCAAGgaactaaacaaaaataaacatggaCCGGTGCATGGTATCTGTAGGGTGGATGGTATCAGCAGATATATAGAGACACAATCCCGACTACCCCATCATAACAACCCCATCCCCCCCTTTGGGTTTGCTTGCTAAAcacactctcactctctccctctttgtccctcctccccctccctccccctcctccttctctctcatcCTCGTTTCCAATGCCtaccctcttcctcttctgcccttccaccaccaccaccccccctCCTACAGCCACCACCGCCCCACTTCCATCTCCTCTTTCCAGGCCGTCACTGCAGCGGCAGCGATGACCACCCCCACCCTGACCACTTCCCGCCGGCATGATCGAAGGAATCGTCGTTGTTGTCGCATCTTCGGCGACGCTGGTTTTGGCAGTTGTTATAGTTACAGTACTCATTATGTACGTAATCAGACCTCTTGTTGAAGCCCGAAGGTGGCAGTTGTCGCCTCGCTAGGGATGATATCACGGTTGCTAGCCCCACACCCCTCCCCCCTCCTGACCGTCCTGTGCCGAGCCAAGGATTGCCAAGCTGAAGAGGCTTGATCAGGTAACTTTTCtatctctgtttttttttatcggttcACATTGGCACACCGTTgtaattcttttaattttttgcatttgcaTTTGCAGGGATATAGCAGTCAACGATTTAA is a window encoding:
- the LOC131317190 gene encoding F-box/kelch-repeat protein At3g06240-like, with product MSYDEILPQEILTDILSRLPVKSLCRFKSVSPSWNSLISGSQFVKAHLNRTKKTNYAEQKIIIITSSSTSYNLHSIDFTGVNPTIVTVDLPDNSSEIKVLSSCEGLLLVNHYDDSNFLLNPSTRECKELPPFPFALPRVRLYSANVYGVGYDSFTDDYNVVILSYFRTLIRAERDTIIVAVYSLKTNAWRKIQGSHDYVLQKTSCGVFINGRLHFLCRRNESCVIVAFDLSEESFREVQLPVLFGANDSLYYRLAVLGGCLCLVDQRSRKTEFWMMKQYGVRESWLKFTIGMPEMSTVDFLCMLAEDEFLLKNWFCTEKLVVYSLKKETLRDMVVSGFPMKFRFGSTYVESLVSPNHGGGIER